The Diospyros lotus cultivar Yz01 chromosome 15, ASM1463336v1, whole genome shotgun sequence genome has a window encoding:
- the LOC127792071 gene encoding uroporphyrinogen decarboxylase 1, chloroplastic, whose amino-acid sequence MSFSPSSSVNSCNLGWKSSSLFVQLGFLSGHQIPHGFSASLRKFDSYKSPWACSSSSSSSDLLLVKAARGEPVRRPPAWMMRQAGRYMAVYRKLAEKYPSFRERSETTDLIVKISLQPWEAFRPDGVIIFSDILTPLPAFGVPFDIEEVKGPVIHSPLRSEESLKSMHPIDLEKLNFVGESLRILRQEVQGQAAILGFVGAPWTIATYIVEGGTTRTYTTIKSMCHTAPHVLRSILSHLTKAMSDYIVFQVESGADCIQIFDSWGGQLPPNMWEQWSRPYIEEIVSLVRKKCPGTPLVLYINGNGGLLEQMKGTGVDVIGLDWTVDMADGRKRLGSEISVQGNVDPAYLFSPLPALTDEIQRVVNCAGPRGHILNLGHGVLVGTPEEAVAHFFDVARTLNFEELAEDHFVEEPRLVV is encoded by the exons ATGAGTTTCTCACCTTCAagcag TGTGAATAGTTGCAATCTGGGCTGGAAATCTTCGAGCTTGTTTGTACAATTGGGGTTTCTTTCCGGTCACCAAATTCCACATGGTTTCTCGGCTTCTCTTCGAAAATTCGATTCTTACAAGTCTCCTTGGGCTTGCTCGtcatcctcttcctcttcaG ATCTGCTGTTAGTGAAAGCTGCAAGAGGTGAACCTGTTCGCAGGCCTCCAGCATGGATGATGCGTCAAGCAGGAAGGTATATGGCTGTTTACAGAAAGCTTGCAGAGAAATACCCATCATTCAGAGAGAGGTCAGAGACAACTGATCTCATTGTGAAAATTTCTTTGCAGCCATGGGAAGCTTTCCGTCCTGACGGTGTTATTATTTTCTCCGACATTCTTACCCCTCTACCTGCTTTTGGTGTGCCATTTGACATAGAAGAAGTGAAGGGTCCTGTTATTCACTCGCCACTTCGTTCTGAGGAGAGCTTGAAATCAATGCATCCAATTGACTTGGAGAAACTTAATTTTGTAGGAGAATCTCTCAGAATTTTGCGCCAAGAG GTTCAGGGACAGGCAGCAATTCTTGGTTTTGTGGGAGCTCCCTGGACAATTGCAACATATATTGTAGAAGGGGGTACAACTCGGACATATACCACCATAAAAAGCATGTGCCATACTGCACCACATGTATTGAGGTCTATTCTTTCCCATTTAACAAAGGCAATGTCAGACTACATTGTTTTCCAAGTTGAATCTGGGGCTGATTGTATACAAATATTTGATTCATGGGGAGGGCAACTACCCCCAAATATGTGGGAGCAGTGGTCGAGGCCCTACATTGAAGAG ATTGTGAGTCTAGTAAGGAAAAAGTGCCCTGGAACCCCACTTGTTCTCTACATTAATGGGAACGGGGGCCTTCTTGAGCAGATGAAAGGAACTGGAGTCGATGTGATTGGGCTGGACTGGACGGTGGATATGGCTGATGGAAGAAAGCGTTTGGGCAGTGAAATAAGTGTACAAGGAAATGTGGACCCTGCTTATTTGTTTTCTCCTCTTCCGGCCTTGACTGATGAAATTCAAAG GGTTGTGAACTGTGCAGGGCCAAGAGGTCACATTCTCAATTTGGGTCATGGGGTTCTTGTTGGGACACCTGAGGAAGCAGTCGCCCATTTTTTTGACGTAGCAAGAACCTTGAACTTTGAGGAACTTGCCGAAGATCATTTTGTGGAGGAACCTAGATTGGTAGTTTGA